One part of the Solanum dulcamara chromosome 3, daSolDulc1.2, whole genome shotgun sequence genome encodes these proteins:
- the LOC129881528 gene encoding ferritin-like catalase Nec2, producing the protein MALISAFVISMFFSQLVFVCHSNPTCESGYPKDELPVYKKDRDYVLFAQNLEFLEAEYFLWASYGYGLDVIAPYLTKGGPPPIGAQKANLDPLTHNIIKEFANEEIGHLRAIDSIMGSITRPLLNLTSENFEKIFDAAFGYKLEPPFNPYRDSLHYMLSCYIIPYVGMNGYVGMNPNLKGYDSKRLVAGLLGTEAEQDAIIRMYLYERGNEVVYPYGHTVADFTAQISKLRNGLGMCGIKDEGIIVPCDLGAENETETNVISADYYSLAYSRNPQEILRIVYSTGDEHMPGGFYPHGANGRIARQFL; encoded by the exons ATGGCTCTTATTTCAGCCTTTGTCATTTCCATGTTCTTTAGTCAACTAGTTTTTGTGTGTCATTCCAATCCAACTTGTGAGTCAGGATACCCAAAAGATGAACTCCCAGTGTACAAAAAAGACAGAGACTATGTGCTTTTTGCACAAAACTTGGAGTTCTTAGAAGCAGAATATTTTCTATGGGCTTCCTATGGATATGGTCTTGATGTAATAGCACCATATTTAACCAAGGGAGGACCCCCTCCAATTGGTGCCCAAAAAGCAAATCTTGATCCACTTACACACAATATTATCAAGGAGTTTGCCAATGAAGAAATTGGTCATCTAAG gGCAATTGACTCAATAATGGGCAGCATTACTAGACCTTTACTGAATCTTACTTCtgaaaactttgaaaaaatatttgatgcaGCATTTGGATACAAATTGGAGCCCCCATTTAATCCTTATAGGGATAGCTTGCACTACATGTTATCTTGTTATATTATACCATATGTTGGAATGAATGGCTATGTTGGTATGAATCCCAACCTCAAAGGCTATGACTCGAAACGT CTTGTAGCAGGACTATTGGGAACGGAAGCAGAACAAGATGCAATTATTCGAATGTACCTTTATGAGAGAGGTAATGAAGTAGTATATCCTTATGGACATACTGTGGCTGATTTCACGGCTCAAATCTCAAAATTGAGAAATGGATTGGGAATGTGCGGAATCAAAGATGAAGGCATTATTGTCCCGTGTGATCTTGGAGCTGAAAATGAAACAGAAACGAATGTCATATCTGCTGATTATTATTCCCTGGCGTACTCTAGAAATCCGCAGGAGATTCTCAGGATTGTGTACTCAACTGGAGATGAACATATGCCTGGTGGATTCTATCCTCATGGTGCTAATGGGAGGATTGCCCGACAATTCCTTTAA